In the genome of Dermacentor andersoni chromosome 3, qqDerAnde1_hic_scaffold, whole genome shotgun sequence, one region contains:
- the LOC129383092 gene encoding uncharacterized protein, whose protein sequence is MALGNFIATGTKWYLSSGDVMQDIALSFRVGISMARMAVRVTCRALWSRLQPLYMPKPETATWLKIAEGFGHTWQFPNCLGAVDGKHVHIKCPAKSGSMYFNYKGTYSIVLLAVVDSNYKFVVVDVGAYGKQSDGGVLEQSIFGQLLDKGKLQLLRDLPLPNTALPAPCVFIGDEAFQLRTDILRPYPGRGLEASKRVFNYRLSRARRCVENAFGILVTRWRILGRPMGESPENAEQVVKALCMLHNFLMDARTGRKVNLEQLFNVAAPLHLWADLSSSYTMVRGYMMLAKLRMKRLKNTISSSS, encoded by the exons GTACCTATCGTCTGGTGATGTCATGCAAGATATCGCCCTTTCGTTCAGAGTGGGGATATCAATGGCACGCATGGCTGTCCGGGTCACATGCCGGGCACTATGGAGCAGACTGCAGCCGCTCTACATGCCG AAACCCGAGACTGCCACCTGGCTGAAGATTGCGGAGGGCTTTGGGCATACCTGGCAGTTTCCAAACTGCCTTGGAGCTGTTGACGGCAAGCATGTGCACATCAAGTGCCCTGCCAAATCAGGAAGCATGTACTTCAACTACAAG GGCACTTATTCCATTGTGCTTCTTGCTGTGGTTGACAGCAACTACAAGTTCGTTGTTGTTGACGTGGGTGCATACGGCAAGCAGAGCGACGGGGGAGTGCTCGAGCAGTCCATATTCGGGCAGTTACTGGACAAAGGCAAGCTGCAGCTTCTCCGGGACCTTCCACTACCGAACACAGCCCTGCCAGCTCCTTGTGTATTTATTGGGGATGAGGCCTTCCAGCTGAGAACTGATATTTTGAGGCCATACCCAGGTCGAGGATTGGAGGCCAGCAAAAGGGTATTCAATTACCGCCTCAGCAGAGCAAG AAGGTGTGTCGAGAATGCTTTTGGAATCCTGGTGACCCGGTGGAGGATCCTTGGAAGACCAATGGGGGAAAGCCCAGAAAATGCTGAGCAGGTGGTGAAGGCACTGTGCATGCTTCACAACTTCCTGATGGATGCGCGCACAGGGA GGAAGGTGAACTTGGAACAACTTTTCAACGTGGCTGCTCCGCTGCACCTTTGGGCCGACCTGTCATCTTCGTACACCATGGTCAGGGGCTATATGATGCTGGCAAAATTGCGTATGAAGCGTCTGAAGAACACAATATCATCATCAAGCTAG